The Persephonella sp. IF05-L8 genome contains a region encoding:
- a CDS encoding CBS domain-containing protein encodes MIVKDVMSKEVHLVQPTASLKEALKIMKEKDVKALVVDKQHPHDAYGIITYTSLLKAVYMEEGDIDLLNVYDIAVKPAISISGEIDIKYAAKMMVNFNIKRLLVVENNEIKGIISMTDIIELLFKEIGE; translated from the coding sequence ATGATTGTAAAAGATGTTATGAGTAAAGAAGTTCATCTTGTTCAGCCTACAGCATCATTAAAAGAAGCACTAAAAATAATGAAGGAAAAGGATGTTAAAGCTCTTGTGGTTGATAAGCAACATCCACACGATGCTTACGGAATAATTACTTATACCAGCCTTCTTAAAGCCGTATATATGGAAGAAGGTGATATAGACCTTCTTAATGTTTATGATATTGCTGTTAAACCAGCTATATCTATCTCAGGAGAAATAGACATTAAATATGCTGCAAAGATGATGGTGAATTTTAATATAAAAAGGCTTCTGGTAGTTGAAAATAATGAAATTAAAGGAATAATATCAATGACAGATATAATAGAATTACTTTTTAAAGAAATAGGAGAATAA